A single region of the Gopherus evgoodei ecotype Sinaloan lineage chromosome 3, rGopEvg1_v1.p, whole genome shotgun sequence genome encodes:
- the NFE2 gene encoding transcription factor NF-E2 45 kDa subunit isoform X1, which translates to MSDFASCGLQIHRTGSENFPTTAGFGVALLEQTLGRAWASKMPPCPPQQGRTRTSLLPAPPLSEPGQQGEMELTWQEIMSIAELQGLDVPNETPYDPAIYTLMQQMVPTVNYGHCPALGDGPVPSCSQPAPVYDRHYLDVMAAPCPRLMGPVPPIDPPYGYTGMLISSSLDPGPETTALSQIGTNKTPSLSGLLSEAQREAGGRAEGGRAEGYGPPPPCNVQEDLESDSGLSLNYSDADSMETEGLEPSRLRPDYAEMYPVDYGPHYPLLPTLQEVPPFAMQPPEPFKPQPEKGRVPPRAELACSRDERRALAMKIPFPTEKIVNLPVDDFNELVSKYQLTEPQLVLIRDIRRRGKNKVAAQNCRKRKLENIVQLEQELEQLGRERQQLLRDRCEVDKTLGLMKQKLGQLYREVFLMLRDDAGNPYSPDEFSLQLTADGGIFLVPHSKKLDSGD; encoded by the exons AATTTCCCTACCACGGCCGGTTTTGGGGTGGCCCTTCTGGAGCAGACGCTGGGCAGAGCCTGGGCCAGCAAGATGCCCCCTTGCCCTCCCCAGCAGGGCCGGACCCGGACATCACTCCTGCCCGCACCACCGCTGAGTGAGCCTGGCCAGCAGGGAGAGATGGAGCTGACCTGGCAGGAGATCATGTCCATCGCGGAGCTGCAG GGCCTGGATGTGCCGAATGAGACCCCCTATGACCCGGCAATCTACACCCTCATGCAGCAAATGGTGCCCACTGTCAACTACGGGCACTGCCCAGCGCTGGGGGATGGCCCagtgcccagctgcagccagcctGCCCCAGTGTATGACCGCCACTATCTGGATGTCATGGCAGCTCCATGCCCCCGGCTGATGGGCCCCGTGCCCCCTATAGACCCCCCTTATGGCTACACTGGGATGCTGATCTCCTCCAGCCTTGACCCAGGGCCGGAAACCACCGCCCTGAGCCAGATCGGCACTAATAAGACTCCGTCTCTGTCCGGGCTGCTAAGCGAGGCCCAGCGAGAGGCCGGCGGGCGGGCTGAGGGGGGCCGGGCTGAGGGCTATGGCCCCCCACCACCCTGCAATGTCCAGGAGGACTTGGAGTCAGATTCGGGCCTGTCGCTCAACTACAGCGACGCTGACTCCATGGAGACAgaggggctggagcccagcagGCTGCGGCCCGACTACGCGGAGATGTACCCCGTGGACTATGGCCCACACTACCCCTTGCTGCCCACCTTGCAGGAGGTGCCCCCCTTCGCCATGCAGCCCCCGGAGCCATTCAAGCCCCAGCCGGAGAAGGGCCGGGTGCCCCCGCGGGCCGAGCTGGCCTGCAGCCGGGATGAACGCCGCGCCCTGGCCATGAAGATCCCCTTCCCTACCGAGAAGATCGTCAACCTGCCGGTGGACGACTTCAACGAGCTGGTGTCCAAGTACCAGCTGACGGAGCCGCAGCTGGTGCTGATCCGGGACATCCGGCGCCGCGGGAAGAACAAGGTGGCGGCCCAGAACTGCCGCAAGCGCAAGCTGGAGAACATCgtgcagctggagcaggagctggagcagctggggcgGGAGCGGCAGCAGCTGCTGCGGGACCGCTGCGAGGTGGACAAGACCCTGGGCCTGATGAAGCAGAAGCTGGGCCAGCTGTACCGTGAGGTCTTCCTCATGCTGCGGGACGACGCGGGGAACCCCTACTCGCCCGACGAGTTCTCCCTGCAGCTCACCGCCGACGGTGGCATCTTTCTGGTGCCACACAGCAAGAAGCTGGACAGCGGGGACTGA
- the NFE2 gene encoding transcription factor NF-E2 45 kDa subunit isoform X2: MPPCPPQQGRTRTSLLPAPPLSEPGQQGEMELTWQEIMSIAELQGLDVPNETPYDPAIYTLMQQMVPTVNYGHCPALGDGPVPSCSQPAPVYDRHYLDVMAAPCPRLMGPVPPIDPPYGYTGMLISSSLDPGPETTALSQIGTNKTPSLSGLLSEAQREAGGRAEGGRAEGYGPPPPCNVQEDLESDSGLSLNYSDADSMETEGLEPSRLRPDYAEMYPVDYGPHYPLLPTLQEVPPFAMQPPEPFKPQPEKGRVPPRAELACSRDERRALAMKIPFPTEKIVNLPVDDFNELVSKYQLTEPQLVLIRDIRRRGKNKVAAQNCRKRKLENIVQLEQELEQLGRERQQLLRDRCEVDKTLGLMKQKLGQLYREVFLMLRDDAGNPYSPDEFSLQLTADGGIFLVPHSKKLDSGD, translated from the exons ATGCCCCCTTGCCCTCCCCAGCAGGGCCGGACCCGGACATCACTCCTGCCCGCACCACCGCTGAGTGAGCCTGGCCAGCAGGGAGAGATGGAGCTGACCTGGCAGGAGATCATGTCCATCGCGGAGCTGCAG GGCCTGGATGTGCCGAATGAGACCCCCTATGACCCGGCAATCTACACCCTCATGCAGCAAATGGTGCCCACTGTCAACTACGGGCACTGCCCAGCGCTGGGGGATGGCCCagtgcccagctgcagccagcctGCCCCAGTGTATGACCGCCACTATCTGGATGTCATGGCAGCTCCATGCCCCCGGCTGATGGGCCCCGTGCCCCCTATAGACCCCCCTTATGGCTACACTGGGATGCTGATCTCCTCCAGCCTTGACCCAGGGCCGGAAACCACCGCCCTGAGCCAGATCGGCACTAATAAGACTCCGTCTCTGTCCGGGCTGCTAAGCGAGGCCCAGCGAGAGGCCGGCGGGCGGGCTGAGGGGGGCCGGGCTGAGGGCTATGGCCCCCCACCACCCTGCAATGTCCAGGAGGACTTGGAGTCAGATTCGGGCCTGTCGCTCAACTACAGCGACGCTGACTCCATGGAGACAgaggggctggagcccagcagGCTGCGGCCCGACTACGCGGAGATGTACCCCGTGGACTATGGCCCACACTACCCCTTGCTGCCCACCTTGCAGGAGGTGCCCCCCTTCGCCATGCAGCCCCCGGAGCCATTCAAGCCCCAGCCGGAGAAGGGCCGGGTGCCCCCGCGGGCCGAGCTGGCCTGCAGCCGGGATGAACGCCGCGCCCTGGCCATGAAGATCCCCTTCCCTACCGAGAAGATCGTCAACCTGCCGGTGGACGACTTCAACGAGCTGGTGTCCAAGTACCAGCTGACGGAGCCGCAGCTGGTGCTGATCCGGGACATCCGGCGCCGCGGGAAGAACAAGGTGGCGGCCCAGAACTGCCGCAAGCGCAAGCTGGAGAACATCgtgcagctggagcaggagctggagcagctggggcgGGAGCGGCAGCAGCTGCTGCGGGACCGCTGCGAGGTGGACAAGACCCTGGGCCTGATGAAGCAGAAGCTGGGCCAGCTGTACCGTGAGGTCTTCCTCATGCTGCGGGACGACGCGGGGAACCCCTACTCGCCCGACGAGTTCTCCCTGCAGCTCACCGCCGACGGTGGCATCTTTCTGGTGCCACACAGCAAGAAGCTGGACAGCGGGGACTGA
- the HNRNPA1 gene encoding heterogeneous nuclear ribonucleoprotein A1 isoform X1: protein MRGGDKSLGVGPPAFRLLAPAPAFVQNPSGAMAAGRAARGGHRVRSPKEPEQLRKLFIGGLSFETTDESLRGHFEQWGTLTDCVVMRDPNTKRSRGFGFVTYSTVEEVDAAMNARPHKVDGRVVEPKRAVSREDSQRPGAHLTVKKIFVGGIKEDTEEHHLRDYFEQYGKIEVIEIMTDRGSGKKRGFAFVTFDDHDSVDKIVIQKYHTVNGHNCEVRKALSKQEMASASSSQRGRSGSGNFSGGGRGGGFGGNDNFNRGSNFSGRGGFGGSRGGGYGGSGDGYNGFSNEGYGGGGGGPSYSGGSRGYGGSGNYDGYNNGGGGFGSGSGGSSFGGGGNYNDFGSYNNQSSNFGPMKGGNFGGRSSGPYSSGGGVALGGLLSERGHQNKSLRPTAITPSPIALSGGYGGSSSGGSYGGGRRF, encoded by the exons ATGCGCGGCGGGGACAAGTCTCTGGGCGTGGGCCCTCCCGCGTTCCGACTCCTCGCGCCTGCGCCCGCCTTTGTGCAGAACCCGAGCGGAGCTATGGCGGCCGGGCGAGCGGCGCGTGGCGGACATCGTGTGCGC TCCCCTAAGGAACCCGAGCAGCTGCGCAAGCTCTTCATCGGTGGCCTGAGCTTCGAGACAACAGATGAGAGCCTTCGGGGCCACTTCGAGCAATGGGGCACGCTCACCGATTGCGTG GTAATGAGAGATCCAAATACCAAGCGCTCCAGGGGCTTTGGGTTTGTTACATACTCTACAGTAGAAGAGGTTGATGCTGCCATGAATGCTAGACCACACAAAGTTGATGGCAGAGTGGTTGAACCAAAGAGGGCCGTATCCAGAGAG GACTCTCAGAGGCCTGGAGCTCACCTGACAGTGAAGAAAATCTTTGTTGGTGGGATTAAGGAAGACACAGAGGAGCACCACCTGAGAGACTACTTTGAACAGTATGGCAAAATCGAAGTGATTGAGATCATGACAGACCGTGGCAGTGGCAAGAAGAGAGGCTTTGCGTTTGTCACCTTTGATGACCACGACTCGGTGGACAAGATTGTTA TTCAGAAGTATCACACTGTGAATGGCCACAACTGCGAAGTGAGGAAAGCACTGTCAAAGCAAGAAATGGCCAGTGCTTCGTCCAGCCAAAGAG GTCGCAGTGGCTCTGGGAACTTCAGTGGTGGCGGCCGTGGAGGTGGATTTGGCGGAAATGACAACTTTAACCGTGGCAGCAACTTCAGTGGTCGGG GTGGGTTTGGTGGCAGCCGCGGTGGTGGCTATGGAGGCAGTGGAGACGGCTATAATGGATTTAGCAATGAGG GTTATGGTGGTGGCGGCGGTGGCCCTAGCTACTCTGGTGGGAGCAGAGGCTACGGTGGCAGTGGCAACTACGATGGCTATAACAACGGAGGTGGTGGCTTTGGCAGTGGCAGTGGAG GAAGCAGCTTTGGAGGTGGCGGAAACTACAATGACTTCGGCAGTTATAACAACCAATCTTCAAACTTTGGCCCTATGAAAGGAGGGAACTTCGGAGGCAGGAGTTCTGGTCCATACAGCAGTGGTG ggggggTCGCACTTGGAGGCTTGCTatctgaaaggggtcaccagaacaaaagtttgagacccactgctatAACGCCATCTCCAATTGCTCTCTCAGGTGGCTACGGTGGCTCCAGTAGTGGCGGTAGTTATGGAGGTGGGCGAAGGTTTTAA
- the HNRNPA1 gene encoding heterogeneous nuclear ribonucleoprotein A1 isoform X3, producing the protein MSKSESPKEPEQLRKLFIGGLSFETTDESLRGHFEQWGTLTDCVVMRDPNTKRSRGFGFVTYSTVEEVDAAMNARPHKVDGRVVEPKRAVSREDSQRPGAHLTVKKIFVGGIKEDTEEHHLRDYFEQYGKIEVIEIMTDRGSGKKRGFAFVTFDDHDSVDKIVIQKYHTVNGHNCEVRKALSKQEMASASSSQRGRSGSGNFSGGGRGGGFGGNDNFNRGSNFSGRGGFGGSRGGGYGGSGDGYNGFSNEGYGGGGGGPSYSGGSRGYGGSGNYDGYNNGGGGFGSGSGGSSFGGGGNYNDFGSYNNQSSNFGPMKGGNFGGRSSGPYSSGGGVALGGLLSERGHQNKSLRPTAITPSPIALSGGYGGSSSGGSYGGGRRF; encoded by the exons ATGTCCAAGTCCGAG TCCCCTAAGGAACCCGAGCAGCTGCGCAAGCTCTTCATCGGTGGCCTGAGCTTCGAGACAACAGATGAGAGCCTTCGGGGCCACTTCGAGCAATGGGGCACGCTCACCGATTGCGTG GTAATGAGAGATCCAAATACCAAGCGCTCCAGGGGCTTTGGGTTTGTTACATACTCTACAGTAGAAGAGGTTGATGCTGCCATGAATGCTAGACCACACAAAGTTGATGGCAGAGTGGTTGAACCAAAGAGGGCCGTATCCAGAGAG GACTCTCAGAGGCCTGGAGCTCACCTGACAGTGAAGAAAATCTTTGTTGGTGGGATTAAGGAAGACACAGAGGAGCACCACCTGAGAGACTACTTTGAACAGTATGGCAAAATCGAAGTGATTGAGATCATGACAGACCGTGGCAGTGGCAAGAAGAGAGGCTTTGCGTTTGTCACCTTTGATGACCACGACTCGGTGGACAAGATTGTTA TTCAGAAGTATCACACTGTGAATGGCCACAACTGCGAAGTGAGGAAAGCACTGTCAAAGCAAGAAATGGCCAGTGCTTCGTCCAGCCAAAGAG GTCGCAGTGGCTCTGGGAACTTCAGTGGTGGCGGCCGTGGAGGTGGATTTGGCGGAAATGACAACTTTAACCGTGGCAGCAACTTCAGTGGTCGGG GTGGGTTTGGTGGCAGCCGCGGTGGTGGCTATGGAGGCAGTGGAGACGGCTATAATGGATTTAGCAATGAGG GTTATGGTGGTGGCGGCGGTGGCCCTAGCTACTCTGGTGGGAGCAGAGGCTACGGTGGCAGTGGCAACTACGATGGCTATAACAACGGAGGTGGTGGCTTTGGCAGTGGCAGTGGAG GAAGCAGCTTTGGAGGTGGCGGAAACTACAATGACTTCGGCAGTTATAACAACCAATCTTCAAACTTTGGCCCTATGAAAGGAGGGAACTTCGGAGGCAGGAGTTCTGGTCCATACAGCAGTGGTG ggggggTCGCACTTGGAGGCTTGCTatctgaaaggggtcaccagaacaaaagtttgagacccactgctatAACGCCATCTCCAATTGCTCTCTCAGGTGGCTACGGTGGCTCCAGTAGTGGCGGTAGTTATGGAGGTGGGCGAAGGTTTTAA
- the HNRNPA1 gene encoding heterogeneous nuclear ribonucleoprotein A1 isoform X4, whose amino-acid sequence MSKSESPKEPEQLRKLFIGGLSFETTDESLRGHFEQWGTLTDCVVMRDPNTKRSRGFGFVTYSTVEEVDAAMNARPHKVDGRVVEPKRAVSREDSQRPGAHLTVKKIFVGGIKEDTEEHHLRDYFEQYGKIEVIEIMTDRGSGKKRGFAFVTFDDHDSVDKIVIQKYHTVNGHNCEVRKALSKQEMASASSSQRGRSGSGNFSGGGRGGGFGGNDNFNRGSNFSGRGGFGGSRGGGYGGSGDGYNGFSNEGYGGGGGGPSYSGGSRGYGGSGNYDGYNNGGGGFGSGSGGSSFGGGGNYNDFGSYNNQSSNFGPMKGGNFGGRSSGPYSSGGGYGGSSSGGSYGGGRRF is encoded by the exons ATGTCCAAGTCCGAG TCCCCTAAGGAACCCGAGCAGCTGCGCAAGCTCTTCATCGGTGGCCTGAGCTTCGAGACAACAGATGAGAGCCTTCGGGGCCACTTCGAGCAATGGGGCACGCTCACCGATTGCGTG GTAATGAGAGATCCAAATACCAAGCGCTCCAGGGGCTTTGGGTTTGTTACATACTCTACAGTAGAAGAGGTTGATGCTGCCATGAATGCTAGACCACACAAAGTTGATGGCAGAGTGGTTGAACCAAAGAGGGCCGTATCCAGAGAG GACTCTCAGAGGCCTGGAGCTCACCTGACAGTGAAGAAAATCTTTGTTGGTGGGATTAAGGAAGACACAGAGGAGCACCACCTGAGAGACTACTTTGAACAGTATGGCAAAATCGAAGTGATTGAGATCATGACAGACCGTGGCAGTGGCAAGAAGAGAGGCTTTGCGTTTGTCACCTTTGATGACCACGACTCGGTGGACAAGATTGTTA TTCAGAAGTATCACACTGTGAATGGCCACAACTGCGAAGTGAGGAAAGCACTGTCAAAGCAAGAAATGGCCAGTGCTTCGTCCAGCCAAAGAG GTCGCAGTGGCTCTGGGAACTTCAGTGGTGGCGGCCGTGGAGGTGGATTTGGCGGAAATGACAACTTTAACCGTGGCAGCAACTTCAGTGGTCGGG GTGGGTTTGGTGGCAGCCGCGGTGGTGGCTATGGAGGCAGTGGAGACGGCTATAATGGATTTAGCAATGAGG GTTATGGTGGTGGCGGCGGTGGCCCTAGCTACTCTGGTGGGAGCAGAGGCTACGGTGGCAGTGGCAACTACGATGGCTATAACAACGGAGGTGGTGGCTTTGGCAGTGGCAGTGGAG GAAGCAGCTTTGGAGGTGGCGGAAACTACAATGACTTCGGCAGTTATAACAACCAATCTTCAAACTTTGGCCCTATGAAAGGAGGGAACTTCGGAGGCAGGAGTTCTGGTCCATACAGCAGTGGTG GTGGCTACGGTGGCTCCAGTAGTGGCGGTAGTTATGGAGGTGGGCGAAGGTTTTAA
- the HNRNPA1 gene encoding heterogeneous nuclear ribonucleoprotein A1 isoform X2, whose amino-acid sequence MRGGDKSLGVGPPAFRLLAPAPAFVQNPSGAMAAGRAARGGHRVRSPKEPEQLRKLFIGGLSFETTDESLRGHFEQWGTLTDCVVMRDPNTKRSRGFGFVTYSTVEEVDAAMNARPHKVDGRVVEPKRAVSREDSQRPGAHLTVKKIFVGGIKEDTEEHHLRDYFEQYGKIEVIEIMTDRGSGKKRGFAFVTFDDHDSVDKIVIQKYHTVNGHNCEVRKALSKQEMASASSSQRGRSGSGNFSGGGRGGGFGGNDNFNRGSNFSGRGGFGGSRGGGYGGSGDGYNGFSNEGYGGGGGGPSYSGGSRGYGGSGNYDGYNNGGGGFGSGSGGSSFGGGGNYNDFGSYNNQSSNFGPMKGGNFGGRSSGPYSSGGGYGGSSSGGSYGGGRRF is encoded by the exons ATGCGCGGCGGGGACAAGTCTCTGGGCGTGGGCCCTCCCGCGTTCCGACTCCTCGCGCCTGCGCCCGCCTTTGTGCAGAACCCGAGCGGAGCTATGGCGGCCGGGCGAGCGGCGCGTGGCGGACATCGTGTGCGC TCCCCTAAGGAACCCGAGCAGCTGCGCAAGCTCTTCATCGGTGGCCTGAGCTTCGAGACAACAGATGAGAGCCTTCGGGGCCACTTCGAGCAATGGGGCACGCTCACCGATTGCGTG GTAATGAGAGATCCAAATACCAAGCGCTCCAGGGGCTTTGGGTTTGTTACATACTCTACAGTAGAAGAGGTTGATGCTGCCATGAATGCTAGACCACACAAAGTTGATGGCAGAGTGGTTGAACCAAAGAGGGCCGTATCCAGAGAG GACTCTCAGAGGCCTGGAGCTCACCTGACAGTGAAGAAAATCTTTGTTGGTGGGATTAAGGAAGACACAGAGGAGCACCACCTGAGAGACTACTTTGAACAGTATGGCAAAATCGAAGTGATTGAGATCATGACAGACCGTGGCAGTGGCAAGAAGAGAGGCTTTGCGTTTGTCACCTTTGATGACCACGACTCGGTGGACAAGATTGTTA TTCAGAAGTATCACACTGTGAATGGCCACAACTGCGAAGTGAGGAAAGCACTGTCAAAGCAAGAAATGGCCAGTGCTTCGTCCAGCCAAAGAG GTCGCAGTGGCTCTGGGAACTTCAGTGGTGGCGGCCGTGGAGGTGGATTTGGCGGAAATGACAACTTTAACCGTGGCAGCAACTTCAGTGGTCGGG GTGGGTTTGGTGGCAGCCGCGGTGGTGGCTATGGAGGCAGTGGAGACGGCTATAATGGATTTAGCAATGAGG GTTATGGTGGTGGCGGCGGTGGCCCTAGCTACTCTGGTGGGAGCAGAGGCTACGGTGGCAGTGGCAACTACGATGGCTATAACAACGGAGGTGGTGGCTTTGGCAGTGGCAGTGGAG GAAGCAGCTTTGGAGGTGGCGGAAACTACAATGACTTCGGCAGTTATAACAACCAATCTTCAAACTTTGGCCCTATGAAAGGAGGGAACTTCGGAGGCAGGAGTTCTGGTCCATACAGCAGTGGTG GTGGCTACGGTGGCTCCAGTAGTGGCGGTAGTTATGGAGGTGGGCGAAGGTTTTAA